In a single window of the Sylvia atricapilla isolate bSylAtr1 chromosome 22, bSylAtr1.pri, whole genome shotgun sequence genome:
- the CA6 gene encoding carbonic anhydrase 6 → MTNNGHSVQIDLPPTMKISRGLPGLYTAVQMHLHWGGLELETSGSEHTIDGMRYFAELHIVHYNSANYSSFEEAKDKPQGLAVLAFLYTDGHFENTYYSEFISKLARIRFAGQSTMLRSLDVRAMLPENLSHFYRYQGSLTTPPCSESVIWTIFQSPIVLSHTQIQLLESTLLDWHNRTLRNDYRHVQALQGRVVEASFPARRAQAECHPEEITLRLDQIQLQLQDMRRELLNGLSHTGTKPSPFPAFYFPVENIESFVEVHPLRAVSLQAFTLCFWSRAQPVGSQTILSYSTGDSDHELMVTVGSELGLWLGGRFLSFPVQQEAQGWLHHCITWASREGTASLWLNGAAGRAQSIQKGYVSRAGGTLVLGKDRDSLLGTFSAGFAGWLSRVELWSRVLSPAEVRALALCRAGQPQGDVIAWGQTPMALLGGVILQPDTSCQ, encoded by the exons TGCAGATCGATCTGCCGCCCACCATGAAGATCTCCAGGGGGCTGCCAGGTCTCTACACAGCTGTCCAGATGCACCTGCACTggggtgggctggagctggagaccAGCGGCTCGGAGCACACCATCGACGGGATGCGCTACTTCGCCGAG CTGCACATCGTCCACTACAACTCTGCCAACTACTCCAGCTTTGAGGAAGCCAAAGACAAGCCccaggggctggctgtgctggcctTCCTCTACACG GACGGGCACTTTGAGAACACCTACTACAGCGAATTCATTTCCAAACTGGCAAGGATCAGGTTTGCAG GTCAGTCAACCATGCTCCGCTCTCTGGACGTCCGAGCCATGCTGCCAGAAAACCTCTCCCACTTCTACAGGTACCAGGGCTCCCTGACCACCCCGCCGTGCTCCGAGAGTGTCATCTGGACCATCTTCCAGTCCCCCATTGTCCTGTCACACACCCAG atccagctcctggagagcacgCTGCTGGACTGGCACAACCGCACTCTGCGCAATGACTACCGGCACGTGCAGGCGCTGCAGGGCCGTGTGGTGGAGGCCTCCTTCCCAGCCCGGCGTGCCCAGG CAGAGTGTCATCCAGAGGAGATCACCCTCAGGCTGGATCaaatccagctgcagctgcaggacatGAGGAGAGAGCTGCTGAATGGACTGAGCCACACAG GTACAAAAcccagcccctttccagctttCTACTTCCCCGTGGAGAACATCGAGAGCTTTGTGGAGGTTCATCCCCTGCGAGCTGTGTCTCTCCAAGCCTTCACGCTGTGTttctggagcagagcccagcccgtGGGCAGCCAGACCATCCTGTCCTACTCCACTGGGGACAGCGACCACGAGCTGATGGTGACGgtgggctcagagctggggctgtggctgggggGACGCTTCCTGAGCTTCCCCGTGCAGCAGGAGGCGCAGGGCTGGCTGCACCACTGCATCACCTGGGCATCCCGGGAGGGAACAGCCAGCCTCTGGCTCAACGGGGCGGCTGGCAGAGCGCAGAGCATCCAGAAGGGCTACGTGAGCAGGGCCGGGGGCACGCTGGTGCTCggcaaggacagggacagcctgcTGGGGACGTTCTCTGCCGGGTTTGCGGGCTGGCTGAGCCGGGTGGAGCTGTGGAGCAGAGTGCTCAGCCCCGCAGAGGTCCGGGCGCTGGcgctgtgcagggcagggcagccccagggggATGTCATAGCCTGGGGACAGACCCCCATGGCCCTGCTCGGGGGAGTGATCCTGCAGCCTGACACCAGCTGCCAGTGa